TTTCCTATATCGGGTATGGACTTCTGTTCTTAGGAATGTTTGTGATCTTCTTCTGGAAAGGAACTCATTTCTGGAAATTAAATAAAATGTTGAGTGATGTTAACAAGAAAAAAGGAAAAGCTGCTGCTATTCTACTGCTATTCTTAAGTTTAGGTTTGAATGCGCAGAAAATTGAGACACACGGTACAACAGACGGAAGCAGAGAACACGTTCATGTAGAAGGTGACGCACATACTCACGCTCAGCCTCTTGATGGTGGTGCTCCAAAGCAGAACTCATTGGCAACTCCGATGGGTAAAATGAGATCTATTTCTCCGGATGAAATCATTGCGAGAAATAAAATCAGCGAAGAACATGCAGATAAATTCGGGTATCTTTTAGTACAAAGTTTTGAAGGAAGAATTGTTCCTATCAATACCGAAGCATTGGATGTTTTAAGAAAACTATACAAGAAAGACAAATTCAAAGGGACAGACGGAAAATATCTTACTGCCAACCAATGGTTCCTTTCAATCAATACAGATACACCAAGCTGGACAATGGTTCCAATGATCAAAGTTGGTCCTAAAGGAGGTGATGAACTGAAAAATAAAACCAAGGCTGACGAAGACGGATATACTTCTCTGATGAACCTTTTCCCTGCAGATGCAAACGGTAATCTTGCGTATATTTTAGAGCATGATTATAACACCGCATTCCGTAAAAAACCGGCTGAACAGACTAACTATGATAAAGAAGTAATTGCTGTGAACGAAAGAGTACAGATCTTTAACGAGTTTTTCAGTGGCCAGTTTATGAGAATCGTTCCTGTGAAGAATGATGCTAACCACACTTGGCATTCATGGCTGGATCAGAAATTTGAACCGGATATGGAGTCTCAGCAGGTAATGGGACCTTATTTTGCAGAAGCACTTGCCGCTCAGAAAACAGGAGACTGGAGCAAAGCAGATGCAGAATTGGCAAAACTTTCAGACTATCAGCAGAAATGGGGGAAAGCAGTAGTTCCTGCAAAATCTAAAGTAGATCTTGAAGTATTCATGAATAAAGCAGATATCAACTTCAAATTGTTGATTTTCTACACGATTATTGGTGGACTTCTTCTTGTCTTAGGATTTGTTGAATTATTTAAATCAAATAAAGTATTAACTAAAGCAATTAAAGTAATTATTGCCATTGGTTTAATTGGATATTTATGTCATTTCTTAGGACTTGTAGCAAGATGGTATATTTCAGGGCACGCTCCTTGGAGTAATGGTTATGAAGCTATTATATTTATCTCATGGGTAGGTATTACAGCAGGTCTGATCCTTTACAGAAATGCCAATGCATTAATTCCTGCAGCCGGATTTATGGTGGCGGTAATTATGATGGGATTTGCACATGGAGGTTCAGCTCTTGATCCGCAGATTACACCGCTTGTACCTGTATTGAAGTCTTATTGGCTGATTGTACACGTGGCGATCATTACGTCCAGTTACGGATTCTTTGCCTTGTCCATGATTATTGCGGTCATCTCTCTGGTATTCTATATTATTTCAAATAAAGGAACTTACAAGATACACCACGATACGACTTTGAAAGAATTGGTAATCGTTTCTGAAATGTCATTAACAATCGGTCTTTTTGCTTTAACGGTAGGGAACTTCTTAGGAGGTATCTGGGCCAATGAATCATGGGGTAGATACTGGAGCTGGGACCCGAAAGAAACCTGGGCTTTCATCTCGATCATGGTATATGCTTTTGTACTTCACATGAGATTAGTTCCGGGACTTAGAAGCAGGTGGGCATTCCATGTAGCAACAATGTTTGCTTTCTGCTCAATGGTAATGACTTACTTTGGAGTAAACTACTACCTGAGCGGACTTCACTCTTATGCAGCAGGAGATCCGGTACCGGTACCAGCATGGGTATACATAGGAATAGGCACCATGATTGCCTTGTCAGCCGTTTCTTATTTCAAGTTTAAGGCATTAACGAAGAAATAAAACATCCAGCATATAAAAAGCAAAATCCCGGAAATTCATTTTCCGGGATTTTTTTGTAAATACAAAAAGCAATAATAGGCTAGTTCTTAATAAATTTAGACCGCATTACACCTATCTGATAAAAGTAAGTTCCGACAGGAAGGTTTTCAACATTAATTGAAATTCTGCTGTCTGACATATTAAAATGTTGAGTTAAAATAATTTTTCCAGCACCGTCATAAATTTCTATTGTATTGGACCCTTTTCCGGGATTTATTATATTTAAAATCTTATTCGCAGGGTTTGGAAAAGCGGAAAGTTTGGCTTTTGACTGAATTTCTTTTGCGGAAAGCAAAGTTGTTGGCAAAACATAAATTTCAGTTGAATTTGTATTTTGGTTGAATAATCTTAGTTTATTGATATTGCTGATGTTGTCATGATAAATGTTAATATCATATTCATCACTGAATTTATAATTTGGACCAAACTCATGTATTATATTTCCGTCTTCATTGTAAATTTTTATAATGTATTCTCTTTCTGATGTGGCAGGATTATATTTTTCAAATGTGATAATGATTTCCAATTTACTATCAGTATTAAAAATACTTTTAGATAATATAAAATTATTATTGTACTGATCTATAAACATGTTATACCCACTTGGCACAGTTGGAGTAAACTGTTTGTAAATAGAGTAATCTGCTTTATAAATTTTTACCTCATTCATACCGTATCCTACCGAATAATAAAATGTTTCATCAGCATTGGTGTAAACTTGCAGATTTTCAGAAACAAAATTTTTGTCTAGTGTGATTTGCCCAAACATCAATCCTGTAATCGTCATTGCCGCTGATAACGTTAATTTTTTCATAGTCTTTAAATTTAAAATTTCCCAAAAGTATCTTGTCATCTGATAACTTCCTTATGGCTTTCCGTACTTTAATGATTGGGTTGTCTTTTTTTGACGGGAAAGTTCAAAACAATTTTTATTTCCATACTGCTTATCCGTATTTCACACCATTAAACCTACATTCCAGGACGCATCAAAAAAAATCATAATTAATCCCTTATAATTCAAAATTTATTGTCATCTTTATGATATCAAAATAATATCAAATTAAAAACTAAATTTATATGGAAAAAATCTTAAAACCTATGTCCGGTTATGTGACATTAGTGATTTGTCTCATCTTGTTTGTAGCTGCTGTTTATTTCTTCATAAGCGGAGTAGATCAAAGTATTACTTTCGTCGTTTTAGCAATGCTTTGCTTTCTTACCTCATGTTTTTTCCTGAAGGGATTAATGATTATTCAGCCTAACCACTCCAGAGTACTGAACTTCTTTGGGAAATATGTAGGAAGTGTAAAAGAGAACGGTTTGTTCTTTATCAACCCTTTGTATTCATCACAGAAAATATCTTTACGTTCCGAGAACCTGCAGGGCCAGACTTTGAAAGTAAATGACAAAATGGGAAATCCTATTGAAATTGCAGTGGTCATTGTATGGAAAGTAGGAGATACGTATAAGGCCGCTTTTGATGTGGAACGTTATTCTGACTTTGTGAAAATGCAGAGTGAAGCAGCAGTGCGTCATCTGGCTATGAGCTTTCCTTATGATAACCTAGAAGATGACCATGCTCCGATCACTCTGAGAGAAGGAGGAGATAAAATCAACTCTATTTTGGAGCAGGAGCTTACAGACCGTCTTTCAAAAGCCGGAATTGTGATTCAGGAAGCCCGAATTTCTCATTTGGCCTATGCATCAGAAATTGCAGGAGCTATGCTTCAGAGACAGCAGGCGACAGCCATTGTTGCAGCAAGAACAAAGATCGTAGAAGGAGCCGTGGGAATGGTAGACCTTGCCTTGAAAAAACTTTCCGAAGATAATATCGTTGAGCTTGATGATGAAAGAAAAGCAGCAATGGTAAGCAATTTAATGGTTGTTTTGTGTGGTGAAAAAGCGGCAACTCCAATATTAAATGCAGGAACACTTTATAACTAAAAGTGGAAAATTAATAATTAAAATTTTATGGTAGACTTTCTCTACTTTAAAATAAACGGATAATCATTTTAAAGAAATTGAGAGAATGAAATCAGAAAAAGCTCAAAGCTCTTCAGAAAGCAAAGGCAAAAAATCCTTTGTAATAAGAATAGATGAGTCGACGTACAAACTACTTGAAAAATGGGCAGGTGATGAATTCAGAAGTGTGAATGGACAGATTGAATATCTGCTGCATGAGAGCCTCATCAATTCAGGGAGAAAGAAAAAAGAGAATTAGGAAAACAAATTTTAAGGCTTGAAAAACCGCTTTTTGGTCAATAAACAAATGAAAACATTCAGTTCTTGCCGGTTTTCAGATTACAGAAAAGATAAAAAACAGGTGTTTTTTAAACGTCTTAATGAAAAAATAACAATTCAGTCAACTTTAGTACAAAAGAAAGCAGAGAAATTTTTCTCTGCTTTTTTATTTTATACAACTCTGAAGGGTGTCTGCTCCAAAGTAGAATATTACGAGCCATATTAAGCCTTTAATCGTAAAGAAAGCTAATCCTGCCCATCCCACTCGCTTAAACCACTTTTTAAACTTTGAGTTATTTTCTTGTGAATTTTCCATTGGTCAATATCAAAAAGATTACACTGCAAAGATAAGCATGTTTATAATTAGTCCAAATAAAAAGCACGTTAAAAATTAAAGTTTTGAGGTTCGCATAATATTTTTATCTTTAGAGAGAACGAAAAGTAAGATTTTATGTCAAAAAAAGTAAAGGATTTCGGAATTGAGAAAACACTGAAAAACTTAGGTATTAAAGAAGAAAACAAAGGTACCTCAGCAGGCGGGAAATATTTCGCTTCGGGAAAGATGATAGAAAGCATCTCTCCTGTGGATGGAAAGCTGATCGCTAAAGTAAAAACTTCCGGAGAAAGTGATTATGACAAAGTAATTGAAACGGCTCAAAAAGCATTTCAGGAATTCAGGCTGATTCCGGCTCCCAAAAGAGGTGAGATCGTAAGACAGCTTGGGTTAAAACTAAGAGAATATAAGGATGACCTTGGAAAACTTGTTTCTTATGAAATGGGTAAATCATTACAGGAGGGGCTGGGTGAAGTTCAGGAGATGATTGATATCTGTGATTTTGCAGTGGGACTTTCCAGGCAGCTTCAGGGGTACACTATGCATTCAGAAAGACCGGGCCACAGAATGTACGAGCAGTATCATCCGCTTGGCGTAGTGGGAATCATTACTGCATTCAACTTTCCGGTAGCAGTTTGGTCATGGAACACCGCTTTAGCATGGATCTGTGGTAACGTTACCATCTGGAAGCCATCAGAAAAAACACCACTTTGTGCCATTGCATGTCAAAATATTATGACTGAAGTTTTAAAGGAAAATAATCTTCCTGAAGGAATTTCCAGTGTATTGGTATCTGACCATGAAATAGGACAAAAGCTGGTTGATGATAAAAGAGTAGCGCTGGTATCATTCACCGGTTCTACAAGAGTAGGAAGAATGGTTTCTTCTAAAGTTGCAGAAAGATTCGGAAAATCTATTCTTGAGTTGGGAGGAAACAATGCGATTATCATTACAAAAGAAGCTGATATCGACATGTCTATCATCGGAGCCGTATTCGGGGCCGTGGGAACTGCCGGACAGA
This genomic window from Chryseobacterium sp. MEBOG06 contains:
- a CDS encoding T9SS type A sorting domain-containing protein → MKKLTLSAAMTITGLMFGQITLDKNFVSENLQVYTNADETFYYSVGYGMNEVKIYKADYSIYKQFTPTVPSGYNMFIDQYNNNFILSKSIFNTDSKLEIIITFEKYNPATSEREYIIKIYNEDGNIIHEFGPNYKFSDEYDINIYHDNISNINKLRLFNQNTNSTEIYVLPTTLLSAKEIQSKAKLSAFPNPANKILNIINPGKGSNTIEIYDGAGKIILTQHFNMSDSRISINVENLPVGTYFYQIGVMRSKFIKN
- a CDS encoding Arc family DNA binding domain-containing protein, with the translated sequence MKSEKAQSSSESKGKKSFVIRIDESTYKLLEKWAGDEFRSVNGQIEYLLHESLINSGRKKKEN
- the ccsA gene encoding cytochrome c biogenesis protein CcsA encodes the protein MKKLQDILISTRTMAVLLLVYAFAMAYATFLENDYGTPTAKALIYEAKWFELIMVLLILNFIGNIGRYRLWKKDKWPVLVFHLAFIFIFIGGAITRYISFEGTMHIREGETSNEIVTDKNFFKIQVEEKGDVLNYQDVSYMMSPLHKDFKATYDFHGKEVKVTAKEYIQRKKDSLVAEPNGAEYLHLVSTGNTGRQNIYIKPGETKSINGTLVTFNRAIEGAVEFKNEGGKLFIKTPVDASYMTMATQATGNTTKDEFQPLALRSLYSINELKLVVPEGLKKGRLMAIEGDRKKDANVPDMLQIELQGPKTKQLVDLSVEKGNPNAYKQVTMDGLNIMVGYGPKVYNTPFALKLDDFVMETYPGSSSPSAYESHVKIIDEGKETPYKIYMNHVLNHKGYRFFQSSFDPDRMGTVLSVNHDYWGTLISYIGYGLLFLGMFVIFFWKGTHFWKLNKMLSDVNKKKGKAAAILLLFLSLGLNAQKIETHGTTDGSREHVHVEGDAHTHAQPLDGGAPKQNSLATPMGKMRSISPDEIIARNKISEEHADKFGYLLVQSFEGRIVPINTEALDVLRKLYKKDKFKGTDGKYLTANQWFLSINTDTPSWTMVPMIKVGPKGGDELKNKTKADEDGYTSLMNLFPADANGNLAYILEHDYNTAFRKKPAEQTNYDKEVIAVNERVQIFNEFFSGQFMRIVPVKNDANHTWHSWLDQKFEPDMESQQVMGPYFAEALAAQKTGDWSKADAELAKLSDYQQKWGKAVVPAKSKVDLEVFMNKADINFKLLIFYTIIGGLLLVLGFVELFKSNKVLTKAIKVIIAIGLIGYLCHFLGLVARWYISGHAPWSNGYEAIIFISWVGITAGLILYRNANALIPAAGFMVAVIMMGFAHGGSALDPQITPLVPVLKSYWLIVHVAIITSSYGFFALSMIIAVISLVFYIISNKGTYKIHHDTTLKELVIVSEMSLTIGLFALTVGNFLGGIWANESWGRYWSWDPKETWAFISIMVYAFVLHMRLVPGLRSRWAFHVATMFAFCSMVMTYFGVNYYLSGLHSYAAGDPVPVPAWVYIGIGTMIALSAVSYFKFKALTKK
- a CDS encoding aldehyde dehydrogenase family protein, whose protein sequence is MSKKVKDFGIEKTLKNLGIKEENKGTSAGGKYFASGKMIESISPVDGKLIAKVKTSGESDYDKVIETAQKAFQEFRLIPAPKRGEIVRQLGLKLREYKDDLGKLVSYEMGKSLQEGLGEVQEMIDICDFAVGLSRQLQGYTMHSERPGHRMYEQYHPLGVVGIITAFNFPVAVWSWNTALAWICGNVTIWKPSEKTPLCAIACQNIMTEVLKENNLPEGISSVLVSDHEIGQKLVDDKRVALVSFTGSTRVGRMVSSKVAERFGKSILELGGNNAIIITKEADIDMSIIGAVFGAVGTAGQRCTSTRRLIIHESVYEEIKTRLVKAYGQLKIGNPLDETNHVGPLIDVDAVNQYAEAIKKCKKEGGKFAVEGGVLSGKEYESGCYVKPCVAEVKNSYEIVQHETFAPILYLIKYKTLEEAIAIQNDVPQGLSSAIMTQNLREAELFLSHAGSDCGIANVNIGTSGAEIGGAFGGEKETGGGRESGSDAWKYYMRRQTNTINYTAQLPLAQGIKFDL
- a CDS encoding SPFH domain-containing protein codes for the protein MEKILKPMSGYVTLVICLILFVAAVYFFISGVDQSITFVVLAMLCFLTSCFFLKGLMIIQPNHSRVLNFFGKYVGSVKENGLFFINPLYSSQKISLRSENLQGQTLKVNDKMGNPIEIAVVIVWKVGDTYKAAFDVERYSDFVKMQSEAAVRHLAMSFPYDNLEDDHAPITLREGGDKINSILEQELTDRLSKAGIVIQEARISHLAYASEIAGAMLQRQQATAIVAARTKIVEGAVGMVDLALKKLSEDNIVELDDERKAAMVSNLMVVLCGEKAATPILNAGTLYN